The region aacaagacaaagggcagcactgggaaggttttGTAACCTTTAGTGGGTCCACGGTTGAGATTTCGcactggagccaggcatggtggtatacttCATtaatcactcaggaggcagaggcaggtggatctctgtgagtttgaggtcagcctggtctacagagcaagttccaggacagccagggctacacggagaagccctgtcttggaaaaccaaaaagaagaaaagcattaaaAGGATTTAGCACTGGAGACTGTACAGCCACCCTCAGCCGCCatcttgtcttcctgctgccacCTCAGGCAGCTGTTACCCAGCCTCCGTTACCTGCTGTAGACTGTCAGCATCCTCACACAGCGCCTCCATTTCATGAAAGGGCTGGCTGCAGTCTCAACCAGGAATGGCCAGAAGCCTCTACAGCTCCATTACAGTGCTTTGGCTGACTGAAGGTGGGATTTGGGGACAGAAGTTACATCACAATGTCAGCTGGAAGAAAAACAAGCTGGCCCTGGGCAAAATGCTCAACTGTCAGCCCCTCAAGTAGACAGCTGTGTGCCGGACACCACCTAGCTGCAGCAAACATCTGGCCAGCAGCAGCTTTCAATAAATCTACAGCAAACAAAGTTGagcaaatgttttatttgtgttgAGTCTGCAGTGTCTCTGGCAGGATCACATGAGGAAGTAGCCTCCCCAGAACCTGCGCATGAGCCTGTGACTGAGGAGGCCACACCTACTGTGAGCCCAGGAGGCATGGCTTCTCCAGAACAGGTTCCTGAGGGCTGGGGACAGAGGTGGCTGGGAGTGGTTGTCCCCCAGTTTGTATGTGGAGCTCCCAGCTCTTAAGATGGAGGAGCATGGGCGGAGGTTGGGGCTACAGCTTCAGGCCCAGGCTGGTGTTGCGCAGACAAGGCCTCTTCTACTGtctctgctgccctctggtggATGTGTGGAGACATACAGAGCTATGTGTGTGTCCAATTTGCATGGACTGCCAGAGGTCCCCAACCAGGAAAGGAGACTACTGGATATTTGAACGCCTCACAAGGGAAACAGGAAGCCAGGCTTTCAGATTTAGATCTGCTTAGCCATCAGGAAGATGTGCCTTGGAGACCAGACTTTAGCTCAGATCTCTGCCCATCATAAGGCTTCCTGGTGTCCGTGTGATGGGCTTACCTGATCCACAGGCTCCTCTGTGCGTGTGTTCTCATCCTCATTCACTTCCTGAGCCCCAGCTGTCTCCTTCCTCGGGTATGGAGCCCCATACACTCCTGTAACTCCTAATAAAGAGGCAACATTGACCGATGCCCAGGCTGTAAGGCCCTCAGGCTCCTGTGCCTTCACCTGCTACACCAGTTGGTCCCCCGCAGCTGTGTCCACATTCGCCAACGCCTCGGAGGGTGACTGCCCGTGTGACggtggaaggagggagctgactccatagagttgttctctgacctctacacagcCATGGCCTGCATGTGcccatgtgcgtgtgtgcacacaacaGTGAATACAGACGGCCATGGCCTGCATGTGcccatgtgcgtgtgtgcacacaataGTGAATACAGACGGAAATAGAAGCAAGGGACATGCAGGTAGAGAGGTGGCACATAGTTCTGCTGACACATTCTGCTGCAGACATCTCCCAGCAGCAGCAAGGCCCATCCTCTCACATCAGATGTTAGAGCTTTCCTAGTGTGTGTAAGCACAGGTGTGCTGATACAAAGGGCCCCCTCACCTGATGCAGATGAGACAGCAGGGAGCTTGCTCCAGGGCTGCCAGGGCTGCTGGGGCCAGGCATAGAAAGTGGATGGTCCAGTTTCCCCTGCCTCCTTTGGAGAAGGCTGGGCTGCTGAGGCCTTGTAGCCCTGGACCTACATATGGGACACTGGGTTAGAGCTTCATATGTTTTCATCTTTCTCGCTTCCCAGTCTACGCTTCGGTGTGCCTTGCTGCCTGTGCAAGCTTGGGAGAGGCCATGTGCCTTCATAGcctgcagcctgcctgcctgccttcattcCTATCAGGCTGTCTATCCAGGATTAGTTGAGTTGACGCTGGCATTCAGAGATGCCCAGTGAAACCAGGCTGCTTTCTACTCTTGGGCCACATATGCACTGGCTCATCTGGAGGAATAGAGGCCTGAACAGGGCGGTGAGTGGAAGGTTGGGCCCTGCTCTGCCCAGTAACCAGTTCCAACACCCAGCCTCGTGAGGAGGCCTTTTTGCCTAGGCTTGAGAACTTCAGTTCCCACCCCCAAGGAACGGGGAGGGATGGAATCCTGGCTTTTCAGGCTTGCTGAGCAGGTGCATGGGGTGTGGTGTGCGGGTGTTCCGGTTGACACCTACCCTCTTCCTGTGGGCTTTGTACTTCAGGCCTGGAGGACACCTGCAGTGAAGGGGAGGTTAGAGGTGGGTCAGAGGGCACTCACTTCCTCTGATCCACCACCTCAGACAAACCTACCAGCAGCCCCTGGACAGAGAGGGGCTGGGCACCAGCAGCTCCATATAGGGGAGGGCCTTGAATTCTTCTTCTCCAACAGCCACGTAGTAATGGCCGTTCACCAGAGCAGTCCCTGTGGACAGTGGAAGCCCCTCGAGGGTGCAGAGTCTGCGAGGGGAGGTAACAAGAAAGAGCTGGTGGGTGAAAGGCTACTTCCTACCCAGTAGGCACTGTGCTccagcagaggacctgagtctggtcCTCCAGGCAACAGTCAACTTAGGCTCTGCCTTGACTAGAAGGGCTGGGTTAGGGAACACAGCTGTCCTGGGTCATGGGACTTGACATGGACATAGATGTCCTCGGGGGCACAGGAGGAAGGCCTGCTGGACAGCACACACCCTCCCCAGGAGCAGACACATACAGTGGTGCTCCTTAGGATGCATTCTCCCTTGTTCCATACTCATGTACAGCCNNNNNNNNNNNNNNNNNNNNNNNNNNNNNNNNNNNNNNNNNNNNNNNNNNNNNNNNNNNNNNNNNNNNNNNNNNNNNNNNNNNNNNNNNNNNNNNNNNNNNNNNNNNNNNNNNNNNNNNNNNNNNNNNNNNNNNNNNNNNNNNNNNNNNNNNNNNNNNNNNNNNNNNNNNNNNNNNNNNNNNNNNNNNNNNNNNNNNNNNNNNNNNNNNNNNNNNNNNNNNNNNagttcgaggccagcctggtctacaaaatgagttccaggacagccacgactacacagagaaaccctgtctcgaaaaaccaaaaaaaaaaaaaaaaaagaaccaaatggtCCAAGAACCATTCTCATGTTGGGTTTTTAATCTTTCCATTGGAATTGGGGCTCCTGAAAAAAGAGCCTACTACTTTCTTGGCCTCAGGGAGGCACAAGTCtacacctccctcccccacccctcccccgctCCCTGAGGTTGGCACTCACTGGATGTAGCAGGGGGCGTCTGCTGGTAACCACTGTTCAAAGACCCCATCACATGGGCGCTGAGACACAAGAGGCTCCTGAAACCAAGTCAGCTCTTCAAGTCAGAAGTTCAGGACTTTGGTTGAGACTGGGTGGTTCTAAACATGGGGTGAGCAGGCAGGACCCAAACTTGTGCAGGAGAGTGAGTGAGCGGGGATGAGTCTGGTCACACCTCTCTGACAGGAGCATCTGTGCTTCCTGGGTCACATAACTCCTGTCTTCTGCCCTTGTGTGTTACCATTTACTTATTCCTTTGGGGACCATGGCCTGGAGATGATGTAAAAGACTGGGACTGAGCCAGGGATAGTGTCCTCAAGTCCCATGACCCAGGACAGCAGCAGATACTAGAGTGAGTGTGATGTGCCCCCTGAAATCACAACTCTTGCTGCTTCCAGAACCCTTTTCAAAATTCGAGCAGTCCCAGGAGAGATGGGACGAGAGAGGCTACAGAcagtgcccctccccaccccaggactTACATGTTGTTGCCTAGTCTTTCCACCTGGGTGTTTCCTTCCAGGAGGCAAATAGCTGAAAGGACAGATAGGTCCTAGGTCACCTTAAGGAAGTGTAAACCTTTGCCATCCAGGTTTATGCCCACCAAAGCCAAgactctatcatcatcatggctGGTCTGAGGAGTCTATTCTGCAGGTTGACCTTTCCCTTGACAACTTTGCaatgggtatggtggcatatgcctttaattctagcactcctTTGGCtaggcattggtggcacacaccttttttttttttttttttttggttttttgagacagggtttctctgtatagcccgggctgtcctggcactcactttgtagaccaggctggcctcgaactcagaaatccgcctgcctctgcctccNNNNNNNNNNNggaggcagaggcaggtggatctctgtgttcaagggcagcctggtctatggagtgagatttaggacagccaaggttatatagataaaacctgtctcaaaacaaaaacagttctagcactccagaggcagtggcagggggatctctgagcttgagatcagcctgatctacctagtgagatccaggctagccagagttaGAAAGTGAGACTGAGATGGGAGGATGGGATTTCCCCAGGTTAGCCTCTCTCTGAGTGTAATGGAAGATGATCTTCAACTTCCGACCCTCCTAcctctgtgtaccatgtgtgagGATTATGGGCCTACAGTAGTTATTAGCCTGCCTCCAGATTCTTTCATTTGACCTCCTACCCACCCGCCACACCAAACAACCATCTCTTCATACTTTCTTCCTGATACAGCTAAGCATCTCAAACTCTCCCTTAGGCTGGGACCATCCTCCTCTGCAGGATGAGGCAATCTTCCAGTAGCTTCCCAGTATCCTAAGCATCCCTCCTCATCGGAGCACTCTCTTTTTGAACCAGGAATGTAGATATCTGAGCCTGACTTAGGGTCTCTGAGTACCGAGTAAGGCTGTAAATCCAGGTGGACTTTAGGTACACCACGGTTGGAGGCCAAAGGCAAGCATGAAGTATCTTACTTTAGTCCAGAAATTCCCCAGTCATGCAtgaggtgactttttttttttgtatgataGTCGAAGAAGCAACTTTTCCAAAATTACACAGGAAGTGACTAAGTCCAGACACCTTGTTCCTTCCCTATAGTAAACTCCTCCACTGAGCTCTCAGAGCAGATGTGGAAGCTCGGTCTGAGTTGGAAGCTCTGATCTCACTGTTCTCCCGCTAAGGAAGACAGTCTCATCTTGCAGCAATGACCCTCATCTAACAGGAGTTTCAGATGCTAAGTGGTAGGCACATTTAGTGTCTGGTGATGGTGGGGTgcagcagcagctcagggctgCAGAGACAAAGCTAttttgttgccaagcctgaccaccttaGGGCCtacttggaggaagaaaagaactgactctgGCAAGGTGTCCTGACCATGATGCATATtagtgcgcatgcacacacacacacacacacacaaggctggagagagctaagcagttaagagcacttactgcttgcTGTTCCAGAGGATGAGTTgattcagcacttaggaggcagaggcagggggttgccagcttggtctacagaggaagttccaagccaaccaaggctagacagtgagaccctgccttaaaacagattttggggggaggggtttatgagagagtttctctgtgtagccctggctgtctcggaatgcactctatagaccaggatggcctccaaaTCAAAGATccatctacttctgcctcctgaatgcagaGATaaaaaggtatgtgccacctATTGCCtagctttaaaaaatgtaattactaaacaaaaaaaacacccttcaGAAAGACTTCCAACTTGCAGAATTGTCCCCACAGGCTTGTCCTGGTCGTGATGGACTTACACCTTAGTCACAGAACTTAATCTGGGTTCTAGctcagtttgtttgtttccatagcCTCTGGCTAGTTTCTCTATGTGATTCTGCACTCTGGTAGTGCAGTCTCTCCCCAGGCTTTGGAAGAACTAAGCCTGCTGACTTGAAGTACTAGATACACTATTATTCCCACCACCCTCCACAGGCACTTTAGCCAGCCCCAACCCACTCACTGGATCTTGTGGAATCGTTCAAAGCCAGCAGCCACATACTGTCCTCCGTTCTGGAGGTCAGCCAAGTTGGTGACAGGGTGGCCATCACTAAGTGTGTAGAGGGCACGTACAGCCAGCGGGGCTTGCACAGCTGATGTCACCTCATAAAGCAAAGCCTCCATGGTGGGGTAGCGGCGTTGGGTCACCACCAGCTGGTGGCCTGGGAAGAAGGCGTCCCCATTTCGATACACCAGTATCCTCTTGGCTGCCATTGTATATCCTCACTCATAGACACAGAGCTGTTGCCAAGCAACTAAGAGTGGGCTGGGAAGTTGTGCCAAAGGTAGAGTCCTGCCCTCTTATCCAGGAAGGCTGTGAGCACCTTACATGGGAGCATTTCCCTGACCTCAGGGCCTCTGGAGCACGTTGGCGTTGGCATgatcacttttttgttttgcagAGTTGGGATCAAACCCCAGCCCTGTCCAGCGCGGTCTGATCACATGATGAGAGGAAGACCTCGGGCTCTGTGAGAGGGAGATGTCCATCTTCTCCAGGGCTTGGGCTCCTTTGAACAGCTGAGACAAAGGGCAATCAGCCTGGAGCCTGTTACCCAAGGAGGATGGCTGACTTCTTGGCAGCGCTGCTCTGCTCGCTGGTTCTGGGGATGATGGTCCAGGTCAGATGGGAGGTGACCCAGACAGCCCAGAATCTGTCCTGGTCAGAGGCAGGAGATAAAAGAAGGGCTAAGAACTTTCCAAAAGCCTGGTCTGATATTCAGGTAACTGAGGAAAGCATCAAAGTATGGGGTGCGGATTGGGGTGGGGTCAGCACTAATAGCAGACACAGAGGCCTCAATGACAGTGGTTGGCAATTTACAGGTCAGCTCTGCTGATGGAACAAAACTTAATTATCTGGGGCTGGCAAGAATGCCCAGCATGAAACTCAGACCTCTTAAGAGGCTGgtcagaaagaaaagatagaaaggtcatgcatacatacacatgcacacatacatacacacacaatctggCTGGGCCTGACCACCTGTTTCATCAATTTCACAAGTACACATgaatacttatatacatacacatatgcatgtacatacatacacatatatttatacatatttgtttatacataatatatatttatatttggtgAATGAAGCAGAGCCCCAGCAGCcacacttatttttttctgtcttttttttttaaagatttatttatttattatatgtaagtacactgtagctgtcttcagacactccagaagagggcatcagatttcgttatggatggttgtgagccaccatgtggttgctgggatttgaactccggaccttcggaagagcagtcggcgctcttaaccactgagccatctcaccagccctctctgtcttttcataccttcttagacaaaagttctttataaaattacctcacagATAAAAGTTTACACGGAATGGAGTCTCAGAAGATGTTGatagttcaaagcagtgtttcattctacaAGCTCactgtaagttcaaagcaacagttttccATGGCCTTGCTTTATTGTAATACACACCTGTgacttcatccttggacctgacctaggATGAacgtttttccttgatcacaaatctgTCCAAGGCCCACTTCTCTTCTTCCTACCACCCCCAGgattgccagggctacacagagaaacaagacagggtttctctgtgtagctctggctgtcctgcagctcactctgtagaccaggctggcctggaactcagaaatccgcctgcctctgcctcccgagtgctgggattaaaggcgtgaaatGTTTTATTATGCAACCTTTATTTAATATTCTATGAGGAGGAGGTACACGCTATTCGCTAGTCTTGACTCTAACTTTATTTcgtctttctggcaaaacaactaaaaccatctcgtcaaactttcttcctaaaattatttgaataatttcTATAGTCATTAATTCATGTAAACAGCATTAATTtgtgaaagttcatcttcatgttgatctgcaggacaTTTGCCCAGTGGGGTGGCTGTCGCTGGGAAGTGATCACAGCAGCTATAGGCAGTGAGGGTCTCCCGGTGTCCACTCACACCAAGTCACGTATGTGAGGAGTGTGGCAATGACAGACACGAGGAAGCACATCAGCAGccagaagcaatcctgggacGAAGTCTGGGGCCGTGCCTCACCCGAGGACACCCATGGCAGCTGAGCAAGCAAGACGGTGAGCCAGCCATCTCCAGGGCTTACCCACACAGCTCCTCCTGCATGGCAGCCAAGAATCCAAGGCAAACTTTTATTCTCCAGGATCCTCCCACCCTACTTACCCCAAGAGGAGGTGAAATTTGGTTTAAGTCCCAGGCAGAAGGTAAAAAGGCGtgtccttctttctcctcatACCAGCTCAGCCCTCTAGCTTCTCTTAGCCTGAGATCTACTGATGGCCAGGGGCAAGGGCAGGATACAGGTGGTACCAGGGAGGCAGGACAAGGGCCTGCTTCCCTTGTCATTTTTCACAGCATCTCCTTTGGGAACCCTTCCTCTCCTGGATCCCCAGGTCTTTCCTGATGCTCCTGTTTTCCAATATCTGCCCTTCCCCTAGTCCTGTCTTGGGGGAAGACAAGTTCTCCAGTGGTCTTCATCTCCACTGCAGAGTCCCACGGTTTTCCCATCCTTCTGGACTAAGCTCACTGGTATTTCCATGGCCTGAAGAGCCAGCACTCGGGGGTTGGCTCTTGGGTGGTTTAGTCCTAATGAGATCCAGGCTACCTTGTTCCTGCCCTGCCAAGGTCTCATCCCAAATCATGTGGCCTTCTGAGATACTCAAATCACAGGGCCCGGCGCTTCGGCTGTCAGCCTCCTTGTAGCTTGGCTTTCTGGAATATCTGTCCTCAATATTTAGATTTtcagagagagtgggcagctgtGTTTCAGCCTTTCTAGAACAAGGACTCCTAAACTTGAGGTCCCCAGGGATCTGATCCTCTAGGACTTTCAACTGCTGTAGGGAGGTTTCCTTAAAGGGCTGTCCTCCGTGGTCTGGCCCTTTGGTGACCCTGTCCCCTCCAGCCTGGCTCTCTAATGCTGCAGGCAGCTGTGATGCAGAGTTCCTATAGCAGAGCTCCCTGCCTTTAGACACAGCAGTGGTTTTGCCTGCACTGGTCACACTGTCTGGGTGTTTCCTGGGCTTCAATCTGCCCTTGTGGCTGAAGTCCTCTGCATGATGGGACTCTCCTATGATCCTGTCTCTATAGGATTGGTTGTCCAGAACGCAGCTTGAGTGCAACGAGGTCTTCTCATAGGCCTGTCCCCTGTGCTTCAGGCACGTGTTAGGAGGCTTGTCTCTGGTCTGGCTGGCTTCTGGGGATCTCAGTGTTTGCTTGAGAATTAGGTACTGTTAGGAAAGAACAGAGGCAAGCTTGCCCaggcccctccccacctctcaggtcacacctaccccaacaaggccataccaccaaatgatgccactccccagtccaagaatatacaaaccatgacaccaCCCTTGAGTTTAGGGCTCTCAGTTAGTCCTACCTCCTTTCGGCTGT is a window of Mus caroli chromosome 4, CAROLI_EIJ_v1.1, whole genome shotgun sequence DNA encoding:
- the Dcdc2b gene encoding doublecortin domain-containing protein 2B, with amino-acid sequence MAAKRILVYRNGDAFFPGHQLVVTQRRYPTMEALLYEVTSAVQAPLAVRALYTLSDGHPVTNLADLQNGGQYVAAGFERFHKIQSICLLEGNTQVERLGNNILCTLEGLPLSTGTALVNGHYYVAVGEEEFKALPYMELLVPSPSLSRGCWCPPGLKYKAHRKRVQGYKASAAQPSPKEAGETGPSTFYAWPQQPWQPWSKLPAVSSASGVTGVYGAPYPRKETAGAQEVNEDENTRTEEPVDQRAAETVEEALSAQHQPGPEAVAPTSAHAPPS
- the Iqcc gene encoding IQ domain-containing protein C isoform X2 gives rise to the protein MPPHCTEECGAVAGLGKRMRAGFRGFLVRRQFQSLRAEYEAIVQEIEGDLSTLQWTGGWIPKPVFLPEVRHTAAERKGEPAIGFRGMAKSPHSWKAEKTSNPQQKLWSPSPDKDSEKELIWEEMVLKKTEKSPANPGSLCREDSAWLQAEQGRKASQGNSRDTSVSKMENADLGLSQSQQELQEQRNHLAMELLWLQQAINSRKEYLILKQTLRSPEASQTRDKPPNTCLKHRGQAYEKTSLHSSCVLDNQSYRDRIIGESHHAEDFSHKGRLKPRKHPDSVTSAGKTTAVSKGRELCYRNSASQLPAALESQAGGDRVTKGPDHGGQPFKETSLQQLKVLEDQIPGDLKFRSPCSRKAETQLPTLSENLNIEDRYSRKPSYKEADSRSAGPCDLSISEGHMIWDETLAGQEQGSLDLIRTKPPKSQPPSAGSSGHGNTSELSPEGWENRGTLQWR